The proteins below are encoded in one region of Colletotrichum lupini chromosome 5, complete sequence:
- a CDS encoding glycerophosphoryl diester phosphodiesterase has product MRHRGHPAAAAMTPETKPLLGDESSSPSAHFTSALPLTTATITTRGSGGGGGGAHHLPQAIAHRGFKAQYPENTLLAFRAALDEAGAHALETDLHLSRDGVVVLSHDGNLKRCFGIEDKKINECDWSYLKTLETVREPRQRMPRLEDLLGLLAEEGREGVWVLLDIKTDDPPAELLGRVADVLASTPGPVPWNERIVFGCWNQPYITHVRTILPAYPISLISWSPLYARNFLTPKQPNLSFNMFQKSLVGPVGKLFIRDVKKNRRQLFVWTVNDEEWMEWSIRAGADGVITDDPELFREVCKRWEGKGEGASTSTSTSTSVPSGEREVDADEKARAARRTGRVRDGTWKRTARLYLEVAGIQVLVAVFTPILMLVARFGVVGPGPKAAKALKL; this is encoded by the exons ATGCGACATAGAGGACATCCAGCAGCAGCGGCAATGACTCCCGAAACGAAACCCCTCCTGGGGGATGAGTCCTCCAGCCCGTCAG CACACTTTACATCCGCCCTCCCACTCACCACAGCCACCATCACAACCCgaggcagcggcggcggcggtggcggcgcACATCATCTCCCCCAAGCAATAGCCCACCGCGGCTTCAAAGCCCAATACCCCGAAAACACCCTCCTCGCCTTCCGCGCCGCGCTCGACGAAGCCGGGGCGCACGCCCTCGAGACGGACCTGCACCTCTCGCGCGACGGCGTCGTCGTGCTCTCCCACGACGGGAACCTGAAGCGGTGTTTCGGGATCGAGGACAAGAAGATCAACGAGTGCGATTGGAGTTATCTCAAGACGCTCGAGACGGTTAGAGAGCCGAGGCAGAGGATGCCGAGGCTGGAGGATCTGTTGGGGTTGCTGGcggaggaggggagggagggggTTTGGGTTTTGCTCGATATCAAG ACCGACGATCCCCCAGCAGAACTCCTCGGCCGCGTAGCCGACGTCCTGGCCTCCACGCCGGGCCCCGTGCCGTGGAACGAGAGGATAGTATTCGGATGCTGGAAC CAACCCTACATCACCCACGTCCGCACAATCTTACCCGCCTACCCAATCTCCCTCATCTCCTGGTCCCCGCTCTACGCCCGGAACTTCCTCACGCCGAAACAGCCGAACCTCTCCTTCAACATGTTCCAAAAGTCCCTCGTCGGGCCCGTCGGCAAACTGTTCATCAGAGACGTGAAGAAGAACCGTCGGCAGCTGTTCGTCTGGACGGTCAATGACGAGGAGTGGATGGAGTGGAGTATCCGCGCCGGAGCGGACGGGGTGATTACGGATGATCCAGAGTTGTTCCGGGAGGTGTGTAAGCGGTGGGAGGGGAAAGGGGAGGGGGCATCTACGTCAACATCCACGTCGACTTCGGTTCCATCGGGAGAGCGAGAGGTAGACGCAGACGAAAAGGCGAGGGCGGCTAGGCGGACGGGCCGGGTGCGCGACGGGACGTGGAAGAGGACGGCGAGGTTGTACCTCGAGGTCGCGGGGATCCAGGTCCTCGTGGCGGTGTTCACGCCCATTCTGATGCTCGTTGCGCGGTTTGGGGTTGTGGGGCCCGGGCCCAAGGCCGCCAAGGCGTTGAAGCTGTGA